One genomic segment of Alphaproteobacteria bacterium includes these proteins:
- a CDS encoding GTP-binding protein translates to MSLFDPDRSAQRMPVALITGFLGSGKTTLLNRVLQDARMARSLVLVNEFGEVGLDHLFVQSVDGEMVLLQSGCVCCTIKGDLEKTLRDIARKRASEELPPFDRVLIETTGLADPAPIVALMLNNPGTAHDYRLDAIVTTVDLVNGARQLDAQVEAVKQVAVADRLLLTKGDLADAGTRGALDTRIAALNPGARRHEVSHGAIDPALLFDAGPFDPQGKTERVRDWLAAEAHEHGHGHGHHHHHHDSSRHDAHVGSFCLTFEAPLDWDAFHRWLAAVRANWADRLLRVKGVLNVVGESQPLVIHGVHNTFHPPTTLAAWPDDDRRSRIVFITRDLSREAVEASWQQMKEMA, encoded by the coding sequence ATGAGCCTCTTCGACCCCGATCGTTCCGCGCAGCGCATGCCGGTGGCGCTGATCACCGGCTTCCTCGGCAGCGGCAAGACCACGCTGCTCAACAGGGTGCTGCAGGATGCGCGCATGGCGCGTTCGCTGGTGCTGGTCAACGAGTTCGGCGAGGTCGGGCTGGATCACCTCTTCGTGCAGTCGGTCGACGGCGAGATGGTGCTGCTGCAATCGGGCTGCGTGTGCTGCACCATCAAGGGTGATCTGGAGAAGACACTGCGCGACATCGCCCGCAAGCGCGCGAGCGAGGAGCTGCCGCCCTTCGACCGCGTGCTGATCGAGACCACGGGGCTGGCCGATCCCGCACCGATCGTGGCCCTGATGCTGAACAACCCGGGCACGGCCCACGACTATCGGCTCGACGCCATCGTCACCACGGTCGACCTGGTGAATGGCGCGCGCCAGCTCGACGCGCAGGTCGAGGCGGTCAAGCAGGTCGCCGTCGCCGACCGCCTGCTGTTGACCAAGGGCGACCTCGCCGACGCCGGCACGCGCGGCGCGCTCGACACGCGCATCGCCGCGCTGAACCCCGGCGCGCGCCGCCACGAGGTCTCGCATGGCGCCATCGACCCGGCCTTGCTGTTCGATGCCGGGCCATTCGATCCGCAGGGCAAGACCGAGCGCGTGCGCGACTGGCTGGCGGCCGAGGCGCACGAACACGGGCATGGGCACGGGCATCATCACCACCACCACGACTCCAGCCGCCACGACGCGCATGTCGGCAGCTTCTGCCTGACCTTCGAGGCGCCGCTCGACTGGGACGCCTTCCACCGCTGGCTCGCCGCGGTGCGCGCCAACTGGGCCGACCGCCTGCTGCGCGTGAAGGGCGTGCTCAACGTGGTCGGCGAGAGCCAGCCGCTGGTGATCCACGGCGTGCACAACACCTTCCACCCGCCGACGACGCTCGCGGCCTGGCCCGACGACGACCGCCGCTCGCGCATCGTCTTCATCACCCGCGACCTGTCACGCGAGGCGGTCGAGGCGAGCTGGCAGCAGATGAAGGAGATGGCGTGA
- a CDS encoding DNA-binding protein, whose amino-acid sequence MADLDFDAARRWAQRIAKGSLRRRDDRQLPFVGTGAPGGHRLLLDTCVYIDQMQDRTPATLDDVMSARFIHHSTVAIQELMHTVGVLDPTDPRTAVAAVGAQIKLMRPHRVHTPDADVLGRAALMSGVLCRLQGYSKDDSLHALQDCVLFLQALKEGLTLLTANIGDFDILSQMLPGARMMFYRNA is encoded by the coding sequence GTGGCCGACCTCGATTTCGACGCCGCGCGGCGATGGGCGCAAAGAATTGCCAAAGGGTCGTTGCGGCGGCGCGACGATCGCCAGCTGCCATTCGTCGGGACTGGCGCGCCCGGCGGCCATCGACTCCTCTTGGACACTTGCGTCTACATCGATCAGATGCAGGATCGCACGCCGGCGACGCTGGACGACGTGATGTCGGCGCGCTTCATCCACCATTCGACCGTCGCCATCCAGGAACTGATGCACACAGTAGGCGTGCTCGATCCGACGGATCCGCGGACCGCCGTCGCGGCGGTCGGCGCACAGATCAAGCTGATGCGGCCGCATCGCGTCCACACGCCCGACGCCGACGTACTCGGTCGCGCGGCGCTGATGTCGGGTGTCCTGTGTCGGCTGCAAGGCTACAGCAAGGACGACAGTTTGCATGCCCTTCAGGACTGTGTCCTGTTCCTGCAGGCGCTGAAGGAAGGCCTCACGCTGCTGACGGCGAACATCGGCGACTTCGACATCCTCTCGCAGATGCTTCCCGGCGCGCGCATGATGTTCTATCGGAATGCGTAG
- the gatB gene encoding Asp-tRNA(Asn)/Glu-tRNA(Gln) amidotransferase subunit GatB: protein MSLIKGETGDWEVVLGLEVHAQVVSESKLFSGAPTAFGAEPNTQVSLVDAAMPGMLPVINALCVEQAVRTGLGLKARINLHSVFDRKNYFYADLPAGYQISQYKDPIVGEGEIILDLKDGATRTVGIERLHLEQDAGKSLHDQHPTQTWVDLNRSGIALMEIVSKPDMRDAEEAAAYLTKLRSILRYLGTCDGNMEEGSMRCDVNVSVRRPGAALGTRCEIKNVNSIRFVKQAIEYEARRQIEIIEGGGTIRQETRLFDANKGETRSMRSKEDAHDYRYFPDPDLLPLVLQPDWVAKIKASLPELPDERKARYIKDFGLSVYDAGVLVAEKETANFFEAVAKGRDAKQAANWVTGDLFAMLKRRGVGIEDSPVSAAALGKLVDLIGDGTISGRIAKDLFVAMEETGKDPAVLVEERGLKQVTDTGAIDAAVKAIVEANPDKVAQYREKPSLFGWFVGQVMKSTGGKANPKAVNEALKKQLDA from the coding sequence ATGTCTCTGATCAAGGGTGAAACGGGCGATTGGGAAGTGGTCCTCGGGCTCGAGGTCCATGCCCAGGTCGTCTCCGAATCCAAGCTGTTCTCCGGCGCGCCCACCGCGTTCGGCGCCGAGCCCAACACCCAGGTGTCGCTGGTCGATGCCGCCATGCCGGGCATGCTGCCGGTGATCAACGCGCTGTGCGTCGAGCAGGCGGTGCGCACCGGGCTCGGGCTGAAGGCCAGGATCAACCTGCACTCGGTGTTCGACCGCAAGAACTACTTCTACGCCGACCTGCCCGCCGGCTACCAGATCTCGCAGTACAAGGATCCGATCGTCGGCGAGGGCGAGATCATCCTCGACCTCAAGGACGGCGCCACGCGAACGGTCGGCATCGAGCGCCTGCATCTCGAGCAGGACGCCGGCAAGAGCCTGCACGACCAGCATCCGACGCAGACCTGGGTCGACCTCAACCGCTCGGGCATCGCGCTGATGGAGATCGTGTCCAAGCCCGACATGCGCGACGCGGAGGAGGCGGCGGCGTACCTGACCAAGCTGCGCTCGATCCTGCGCTATCTCGGCACCTGCGACGGCAACATGGAGGAAGGCTCCATGCGCTGCGACGTCAACGTCTCGGTGCGCAGGCCGGGCGCGGCGCTGGGCACGCGCTGCGAGATCAAGAACGTCAACTCGATCCGCTTCGTGAAGCAGGCGATCGAGTACGAGGCGCGGCGCCAGATCGAGATCATCGAGGGCGGCGGCACGATCCGGCAGGAGACGCGCCTGTTCGACGCCAACAAGGGCGAGACGCGCTCGATGCGCTCGAAGGAAGACGCGCACGACTACCGCTACTTCCCCGATCCCGACCTGCTGCCGCTGGTGCTGCAGCCCGACTGGGTGGCGAAGATCAAGGCCTCGCTGCCCGAGCTGCCGGACGAGCGCAAGGCGCGTTACATCAAGGACTTTGGCCTGTCGGTCTACGACGCCGGCGTGCTGGTGGCCGAGAAGGAGACGGCGAATTTCTTCGAGGCCGTCGCCAAGGGCCGCGACGCCAAGCAGGCGGCCAACTGGGTGACCGGCGATCTCTTCGCCATGCTCAAGCGCCGCGGTGTGGGCATCGAGGACTCGCCGGTGAGCGCCGCCGCGCTGGGCAAGCTGGTCGACCTGATCGGCGACGGCACGATCTCCGGCCGCATCGCCAAGGACCTGTTCGTCGCCATGGAGGAGACCGGCAAGGACCCCGCCGTGCTGGTCGAGGAACGCGGGCTGAAGCAGGTCACCGACACCGGCGCGATCGACGCCGCAGTGAAGGCGATCGTCGAGGCCAATCCCGACAAGGTCGCGCAGTACCGCGAGAAGCCCTCGCTGTTCGGCTGGTTCGTCGGCCAGGTGATGAAATCGACCGGCGGCAAGGCCAACCCCAAGGCGGTCAACGAGGCGCTGAAGAAGCAGCTGGACGCTTGA
- a CDS encoding GIY-YIG nuclease family protein produces MSNRSRSVLYIGVTNHVERPVWEHRTGIGSAFVKKYRAHHLAYVEEYARADEAIAREKELKGWKRVRKNALVAEANPTWIDLMPMNDPHSASS; encoded by the coding sequence ATGTCCAACCGCTCGCGCAGCGTGCTCTACATCGGCGTGACCAATCATGTGGAGCGCCCAGTCTGGGAACATCGCACCGGAATCGGATCGGCCTTCGTGAAGAAGTATCGGGCCCACCACCTCGCGTACGTAGAGGAGTACGCCCGCGCCGACGAGGCGATTGCTCGCGAGAAGGAGCTCAAGGGCTGGAAGCGCGTGCGCAAGAACGCGCTCGTCGCCGAGGCAAATCCGACGTGGATCGACCTGATGCCGATGAACGATCCACACTCGGCGTCATCCTGA
- the gatA gene encoding Asp-tRNA(Asn)/Glu-tRNA(Gln) amidotransferase subunit GatA, with the protein MTALTDLSIAEMGTALARGETTSVALAEAFIAQAQKHRRLNAYVVETPDRAIEMAKASDARRARGEVGLLEGIPLAIKDLFCTEGVQTTAGSKILEGFKPTYESTITANLWKAGATMLGKTNMDEFAMGSSNMTSYFGGVENPWKRKGENRPLVPGGSSGGSAAVIAARMAPGSTGTDTGGSIRQPASFCGIVGIKPTYGRCSRWGVVAFASSLDQAGPFAHTVKDTALLLQAMAGHDPKDSTSAPLPVPDFAAACTGDVRGMRIGIPREYRMDGMSDEIEGLWARGIDMLKAAGATTVDISLPHTKYALATYYIIAPAEASSNLARYDGVRFGLRVPGGNLPEMYENTRAAGFGAEVRRRVLIGTYVLSAGYYDAYYKKAQRVRALIARDFRQAFETCDAILTPTAPNAAFASGEKMDDPVTMYLNDVFTVPTSMAGLPGISVPVGLDKDGLPLGLQLIGRAFDEETVFRAASALEQAAKFTARPAGF; encoded by the coding sequence ATGACCGCGCTCACCGACCTCTCCATTGCCGAGATGGGCACCGCGCTCGCCAGGGGCGAGACGACCTCCGTCGCGCTCGCCGAGGCCTTCATCGCGCAGGCCCAGAAGCACCGCCGCCTGAACGCCTACGTCGTCGAGACCCCCGACCGTGCGATCGAGATGGCGAAGGCCTCCGACGCCCGCCGCGCCCGCGGCGAGGTGGGCCTGCTCGAGGGCATTCCGCTGGCCATCAAGGACCTGTTCTGCACCGAGGGCGTGCAGACCACGGCCGGCTCGAAGATCCTCGAGGGCTTCAAGCCGACCTACGAATCGACGATCACGGCCAACCTGTGGAAGGCCGGCGCCACCATGCTGGGCAAGACCAACATGGACGAGTTCGCCATGGGCTCGTCGAACATGACCAGCTATTTCGGCGGCGTCGAGAACCCGTGGAAGCGCAAGGGCGAGAACCGGCCGTTGGTGCCGGGCGGCAGCTCGGGCGGCTCGGCCGCGGTGATCGCAGCCCGCATGGCGCCGGGCTCGACCGGCACCGACACGGGTGGCTCCATTCGTCAGCCCGCCAGCTTCTGCGGCATCGTCGGCATCAAGCCGACCTATGGCCGCTGCTCGCGCTGGGGCGTGGTGGCCTTCGCCAGCTCGCTCGACCAGGCCGGGCCGTTCGCCCATACGGTGAAGGACACGGCGCTGCTGCTGCAGGCGATGGCCGGGCACGATCCCAAGGACTCGACCTCGGCGCCGCTGCCGGTGCCGGACTTCGCCGCCGCCTGCACCGGCGACGTCAGGGGCATGCGCATCGGCATCCCGCGCGAGTACCGCATGGACGGCATGTCGGACGAGATCGAGGGGCTGTGGGCGCGCGGCATCGACATGCTGAAGGCGGCCGGCGCCACGACCGTCGACATCTCCCTGCCGCACACCAAGTACGCGCTGGCGACCTACTACATCATCGCGCCGGCCGAGGCGTCGTCGAACCTGGCGCGCTATGACGGCGTGCGCTTCGGCCTGCGCGTGCCGGGCGGGAATCTCCCCGAGATGTACGAGAACACCCGCGCCGCCGGCTTCGGCGCCGAGGTGCGCCGCCGCGTGCTGATCGGCACCTACGTGCTGTCGGCCGGCTACTACGACGCCTACTACAAGAAGGCGCAGCGCGTGCGCGCGCTGATCGCGCGCGACTTCAGGCAGGCCTTCGAGACATGCGACGCGATCCTGACGCCGACCGCGCCGAATGCCGCCTTCGCCTCGGGCGAGAAGATGGACGATCCGGTGACGATGTACCTCAACGACGTCTTCACCGTGCCGACCTCGATGGCCGGCCTGCCGGGCATCTCGGTGCCGGTCGGGCTCGACAAGGACGGCCTGCCGCTCGGCCTGCAGCTGATCGGCCGCGCCTTCGACGAGGAGACGGTGTTCCGCGCCGCCAGCGCGCTGGAGCAGGCGGCGAAGTTCACGGCACGGCCGGCGGGATTCTGA
- the gatC gene encoding Asp-tRNA(Asn)/Glu-tRNA(Gln) amidotransferase subunit GatC: MSIDAATVAKIARLARLKVPEEEQARLAGELSGILSWIEQLNEVDTANVEPLASVSDVTLPMRPDAITDGGIAARVLANAPGGAVYLDPADPNAGGFFTVPKVVE; this comes from the coding sequence ATGTCGATCGATGCGGCGACCGTGGCGAAGATCGCCCGGCTGGCCCGGCTCAAGGTCCCGGAGGAAGAGCAGGCGCGCCTGGCCGGCGAGCTCAGCGGCATCCTGAGCTGGATCGAGCAACTCAATGAGGTCGACACCGCCAATGTCGAGCCGCTGGCCAGCGTCTCGGACGTCACCCTGCCGATGCGCCCGGACGCCATCACCGATGGCGGCATCGCCGCCAGGGTGCTGGCCAACGCCCCGGGCGGCGCGGTCTATCTCGACCCGGCCGACCCCAACGCCGGCGGCTTCTTCACTGTGCCCAAGGTCGTGGAGTAG
- a CDS encoding alpha/beta hydrolase gives MSRLLFLIHGMWATPHAWRHWRGHFEQRGWHVVVPPLRHHENAPLEPAAGLGTTSLLDYAADLETRLRHLPAPPVIVGHGMGGLLAQILAARGLCAASVLLCPTPPAALGLRRPSAWRPLIRSQTRWGWWRSPHRPAFATAMHGFFNTYSDKLEAGREFARLVHDSGRALFEIAYPFLDKAGRAAHVDPGDITTPMLVIGAGRDRFLPPVIARVVARRYAHVAVHQEFPNQGHWVLGQPGWADVAGMVEDWIGRAVNPPDIELSDLDRRRAWRASMLRR, from the coding sequence ATGAGCCGCCTGCTGTTCCTGATCCACGGCATGTGGGCCACGCCGCACGCGTGGCGCCACTGGCGTGGCCATTTCGAGCAGCGTGGCTGGCACGTGGTCGTGCCGCCGCTGCGCCATCACGAGAACGCCCCGCTCGAGCCGGCCGCCGGGTTGGGCACCACCTCGCTGCTCGACTATGCCGCCGACCTCGAGACGCGGCTGCGCCATCTGCCGGCGCCGCCGGTGATCGTCGGCCATGGCATGGGCGGGCTGCTGGCGCAGATCCTCGCGGCGCGCGGCCTGTGCGCCGCCAGCGTGCTGCTCTGCCCGACCCCGCCGGCGGCGCTCGGCCTGCGCCGGCCCAGCGCCTGGCGGCCGCTGATCCGCAGCCAGACGCGCTGGGGCTGGTGGCGCTCGCCGCACCGCCCGGCCTTCGCCACGGCGATGCACGGCTTCTTCAACACCTATTCCGACAAGCTCGAGGCCGGCCGCGAGTTCGCGCGCCTGGTCCACGATTCGGGCCGCGCGCTGTTCGAGATCGCCTATCCCTTCCTCGACAAGGCCGGCCGCGCCGCGCATGTCGATCCCGGCGACATCACCACGCCGATGCTGGTGATCGGCGCCGGCCGCGACCGCTTCCTGCCGCCGGTGATCGCCCGCGTCGTGGCCCGCCGCTATGCCCATGTCGCGGTCCACCAGGAGTTCCCCAACCAGGGCCACTGGGTGCTCGGCCAGCCGGGCTGGGCCGATGTCGCGGGCATGGTCGAGGACTGGATCGGCCGCGCCGTGAACCCGCCGGACATCGAGCTCAGCGACCTCGACCGCCGCCGCGCCTGGCGCGCCTCGATGCTGCGGCGTTGA
- the ruvX gene encoding Holliday junction resolvase RuvX produces MTTDPLATFIAALPREGRLLGLDVGSKTIGLATSDALRGMATPLSTIARTKFTRDAVKLAEIIARERIAGLVIGLPLNMDGSEGPRCQSTRQFVANLAALAPQAGVRFAELPVLLQDERLSSAAVERTMVDEYDMSRARRAERIDAAAAAWILQTALDRMRNARGHPA; encoded by the coding sequence ATGACCACCGACCCCCTCGCCACCTTCATCGCCGCCCTGCCGCGCGAAGGCCGGCTGCTCGGCCTCGATGTCGGCAGCAAGACCATCGGGCTGGCCACCTCCGACGCGCTGCGCGGCATGGCCACGCCGCTGTCGACCATCGCGCGCACCAAGTTCACCCGGGACGCGGTCAAGCTGGCCGAGATCATCGCCCGGGAGAGGATCGCCGGGCTGGTGATCGGCCTGCCGCTCAACATGGACGGCAGCGAGGGGCCGCGCTGCCAGTCGACGCGCCAGTTCGTCGCCAATCTCGCTGCGCTCGCACCGCAAGCGGGGGTGCGCTTCGCCGAGCTGCCGGTGCTGCTGCAGGACGAGCGGCTGTCGAGCGCCGCCGTCGAGCGCACCATGGTCGACGAATACGACATGAGCCGCGCGCGCCGCGCCGAGCGCATCGACGCCGCCGCCGCCGCCTGGATCCTGCAGACCGCGCTCGATCGCATGCGCAACGCCCGCGGCCATCCGGCGTAG
- a CDS encoding DUF1003 domain-containing protein codes for MNEEPLRAIAQQLMRKRVEELDELEKRVLSHIARDAHISRYAFDDGDGGPTTGERIADRVASFGGSWTFIGLFMAVLLAWCALNAFALSKATAFDPYPFILLNLVLSMLAALQAPIIMMSQNRQAQKDRATARHDYEVNLKAELDIMALHDKLDELREMLAKR; via the coding sequence ATGAACGAAGAACCGCTGCGCGCCATCGCGCAGCAGCTGATGCGCAAGCGGGTCGAGGAGCTCGACGAGCTGGAGAAGCGCGTGCTGAGCCACATCGCGCGCGACGCCCATATCAGCCGCTACGCCTTCGACGACGGCGATGGCGGCCCGACGACGGGCGAACGCATCGCCGATCGCGTCGCCTCGTTCGGCGGCTCGTGGACCTTCATCGGCCTGTTCATGGCCGTGCTGCTGGCCTGGTGCGCGCTCAACGCCTTCGCCCTGTCGAAGGCCACGGCCTTCGACCCCTACCCCTTCATCCTGCTCAATCTCGTGCTGTCGATGCTGGCGGCGCTGCAGGCGCCGATCATCATGATGTCGCAGAACCGCCAGGCGCAGAAGGACCGCGCCACCGCGCGCCACGACTACGAGGTGAACCTCAAGGCCGAGCTCGACATCATGGCGCTGCACGACAAGCTCGACGAGCTGCGGGAAATGCTGGCGAAGCGCTGA
- a CDS encoding saccharopine dehydrogenase NADP-binding domain-containing protein, with protein MAERQVAVVGAAGHTGRFVVAELARRGLTPIAVGRDAARLAAAGFAARAVAIRTAAVDDPASIDRALGGVAAVINCAGPFLDTATPLIEAALRARLHYLDVTAEQPSARASFERFAAPAEAAGVVVLPAMGFYGGLADLLATAAVAEWGGADEISVRIALDSWRPTAGTRLTGKRNTARRLVVADGRLEPLAEAPPAARWSFPEPFGEQELVELPFSETIVIARHLAVGSLRTFLNLAPLRDLRDPDTSGPVPADDSGRSAQTFLVDVLARRAAKTRRAIARGRDIYAVTAPLIVEATRRILDGEIACRGARAPGEIFDAADFLRALAPGHLTLERDAAT; from the coding sequence ATGGCGGAGCGGCAGGTCGCGGTCGTGGGTGCGGCGGGGCATACGGGACGCTTCGTGGTGGCGGAACTGGCGCGCCGCGGGCTGACGCCGATCGCCGTCGGCCGCGACGCCGCGCGGCTGGCCGCGGCGGGCTTCGCCGCACGGGCCGTCGCCATCAGGACGGCGGCGGTCGACGATCCGGCGTCGATCGACCGGGCGCTCGGCGGAGTGGCCGCCGTCATCAACTGCGCCGGCCCGTTCCTCGACACCGCGACGCCGCTGATCGAGGCGGCGTTGCGCGCACGCCTCCACTATCTCGACGTGACGGCCGAGCAGCCCAGCGCCCGGGCGAGCTTCGAGCGCTTCGCCGCGCCGGCTGAGGCGGCGGGCGTCGTCGTGCTGCCGGCGATGGGATTCTACGGCGGCCTCGCCGATCTCCTCGCGACGGCGGCGGTGGCGGAATGGGGCGGCGCCGACGAGATTTCCGTGCGCATCGCGCTCGACAGCTGGCGGCCGACGGCGGGCACGCGGCTCACCGGCAAGCGCAACACGGCGCGGCGGCTCGTCGTCGCCGACGGCAGGCTCGAGCCGCTGGCCGAAGCGCCGCCCGCCGCGCGGTGGTCCTTCCCCGAGCCGTTCGGCGAGCAGGAGCTCGTCGAGCTGCCGTTCAGCGAGACCATCGTCATCGCCCGGCACCTGGCGGTGGGCAGCCTGCGCACGTTCCTCAATCTCGCGCCGCTGCGCGATCTGCGCGACCCCGACACGTCGGGGCCGGTGCCGGCCGACGACAGCGGCCGCTCGGCACAGACCTTCCTGGTCGACGTGCTCGCGCGCCGCGCGGCGAAGACGCGCCGCGCCATCGCGCGCGGCCGCGACATCTACGCCGTCACGGCGCCGCTCATCGTCGAGGCCACGCGTCGCATTCTCGACGGCGAGATCGCCTGCCGTGGTGCGCGGGCGCCCGGCGAGATCTTCGACGCGGCGGACTTTCTGCGCGCGCTGGCGCCTGGCCACCTGACGCTCGAGCGCGACGCCGCCACGTAG
- a CDS encoding TetR/AcrR family transcriptional regulator yields MAPRVESTAPDVRERVLETASALFYRQGVRAVGVDLVVEKAGVAKTSLYRYFKTKDDLIAAFLEREDADFWRCWDRAARGHEADAAGELDAHFAWIGERLGRPNYRGCPQLNAVAEFPEPDHPARAVAAAHKRELRRRLKGIAERLRVRRPDELAAQLALLVNGAFVSAQMLSAQEATPLLQAAARALVAAARK; encoded by the coding sequence ATGGCACCTCGTGTGGAGAGCACCGCGCCCGATGTGCGCGAGCGCGTCCTGGAAACCGCGTCGGCCCTGTTCTACCGCCAGGGCGTGCGCGCCGTGGGCGTCGACCTCGTGGTCGAGAAGGCGGGCGTCGCCAAGACCAGCCTCTACCGATACTTCAAGACCAAGGACGACCTGATCGCCGCGTTTCTCGAGCGCGAGGACGCCGATTTCTGGCGTTGCTGGGACCGCGCCGCGCGCGGCCACGAGGCCGACGCGGCGGGCGAGCTCGACGCCCACTTCGCCTGGATCGGCGAGCGCCTGGGGCGGCCGAACTATCGCGGCTGCCCGCAGCTGAACGCGGTCGCCGAGTTTCCCGAGCCCGATCATCCGGCGCGCGCCGTCGCCGCGGCGCACAAGCGCGAGCTTCGCCGGCGGCTCAAGGGCATCGCCGAGCGACTGCGCGTCAGACGCCCCGACGAGCTGGCCGCCCAGCTGGCGCTGCTGGTCAACGGCGCGTTCGTGAGCGCGCAGATGCTCTCGGCCCAGGAGGCGACGCCGTTGCTGCAGGCGGCGGCGCGCGCCCTCGTCGCCGCCGCCCGAAAGTGA
- the plsY gene encoding glycerol-3-phosphate 1-O-acyltransferase PlsY produces the protein MIASFLTIDTLIGLALGYLLGSIPFGLLLTRAAGLGDIRSIGSGNIGATNVLRTGNKAVAAATLLLDALKGAVAVIVAGLVLGPIAALTAGLGAVLGHCFPAWLNFKGGKGVATTLGSLLALSWPFGIAACLLWLLYAVLFRISSLSALLGLATTTLLAWLAAATSFSLFGRFLSSTPFAIAVTLIVALVVAMHHENIGRLLAGTEPRIGAKK, from the coding sequence ATGATCGCGTCCTTCCTCACCATCGACACCCTGATCGGCCTCGCGCTGGGCTATCTTCTGGGCTCGATCCCCTTCGGCCTGCTGCTGACCCGCGCCGCCGGGCTGGGCGACATCCGCTCGATCGGCTCGGGCAATATCGGCGCCACCAACGTGCTGCGCACCGGCAACAAGGCCGTCGCCGCCGCCACATTGCTGCTCGACGCGCTCAAGGGCGCCGTGGCGGTGATCGTCGCCGGTCTGGTCCTGGGGCCGATCGCCGCCCTCACCGCCGGGCTGGGCGCGGTGCTGGGCCATTGCTTCCCGGCATGGCTGAACTTCAAGGGCGGCAAGGGCGTCGCCACGACCCTGGGCAGCCTGCTCGCCCTGTCGTGGCCCTTCGGCATCGCCGCCTGCCTGCTGTGGCTGCTCTACGCCGTGCTGTTCCGCATCTCCTCGCTCTCGGCCCTGCTCGGGCTGGCGACGACGACGCTCCTGGCCTGGCTCGCGGCGGCCACCAGCTTCAGCCTGTTCGGCCGCTTCCTCTCCTCCACGCCCTTCGCCATCGCCGTCACGCTGATCGTCGCCCTTGTGGTCGCCATGCATCACGAGAACATCGGCCGCCTGCTGGCCGGCACCGAGCCCCGGATCGGCGCGAAGAAATAG